One genomic window of Hydra vulgaris chromosome 03, alternate assembly HydraT2T_AEP includes the following:
- the LOC100206865 gene encoding WD and tetratricopeptide repeats protein 1 isoform X3 gives MFLQRKKCCNVTVRCKQRESEPICLKMFERDIQVSRSFVKTIDLENELEEHTGCVNCLEWSSCGDYLLSGSDDTRIILWDVRKRKSSVKINTTHQGNIFSVKFLPYSSDNIVASSAADRVINLYNVNTKSEIHSFKCHSGRVKKLAVSNHSPFLLWSGSEDGTLREFDLREAYHDCSSSCSNILINLRQHVSYTNEIKCIQVHPTYPELIAVGCNDAYLRLFDRRMLKHGNVASLNDKCVDYFVPGHLLPTSSKCLKRRLFVTTHISFSPCGTEVLQNLGGDHIYSYSLLEKKNSIKFKYLHNNHFVTHDKVEDVNFTNKCANVLNSAKNSILNSKAMKLKMKGNEAFTKKNYYRAIVYYNKALAIFPYNSVLLANRGAALIQRKWNGDVYFSLRDSQAAVALDPFHHKAFLRQVKCLQELKMHENNSRLPESKHNNKDEHSRQEKSYDFSNRFVGTCNITTDIKEASYFGAYGQYIAAGSDCGCMFIWERSSANIVKVLHGDESIVNCVQPHPTTCLIATSGIDPVVRLWSPQFESKKKELNIQDLVCSNQKNLNSDPLDEMLRTMGYIPALSDDDDSDEPRVNCATS, from the exons ATGTTTTTGCAGCGCAAGAAATGTTGCAATGTCACAGTACGTTGCAAGCAAAGAGAATCAGAG ccaatttgtttaaaaatgtttgaaagagATATTCAAGTTTCACGTTCTTTTGTTAAAACGATTGACTTGGAGAATGAATTAGAG GAACATACTGGTTGTGTAAATTGTCTAGAATGGAGTTCTTGTGGAGA CTATTTACTTTCTGGTTCTGATGATACTCGGATAATTCTTTGGGATgtcagaaaaagaaaatcaagtgtaaaaataaatacaactcATCAAGGAAACATTTTTTCAGTCAAG TTTTTACCTTATTCTTCTGATAACATCGTTGCATCTTCTGCAGCTGATCGAGTCATTAATCTGTATAATGTAAATACAAAATCAGAAATTCATTCATTCAAATGTCATTCTGGAAGAGTGAAAAAACTAGCTGTTTCAAACCATTCCCCATTTTTACTTTGGAGTGGTTCAGAAGATGGCACCTTACG ggaaTTTGATTTACGAGAGGCCTATCATGATTGCTCGTCTTCTTGTTCTAATATTCTTATTAATCTTCGACAGCATGTAAGCTATACTAATGAAATCAAATGTATTCAAGTACATCCAACTTATCCAGAACTTATAGCAGTAGGTTGTAATGATGCTTATTTACGTTTGTTTGACAGAAGAATGTTAAAGCACGGCAATGTAGCAAGTTTAAATGATAAATGTGTAGATTATTTTGTACCAGGTCATTTACTTCCAACATCATCAAAATGTCTTAAACGAAGACTTTTTGTTACTACTCATATATCTTTCAGTCCTTGTGGTACTGAGGTTCTCCAAAATCTTGGGGGAGACCATATATACTCTTATAGTTTAttggagaaaaaaaattctattaagtTCAAGTATTTGCATAACAATCATTTTGTAACTCATGATAAAGTTGAAGATgttaattttactaataaatgtGCAAATGTACTGAACAGTGCAAagaatagtattttaaatagtaaagcaatgaaattaaaaatgaaaggaAATGaagcatttacaaaaaaaaattactatagagCAATTGTTTATTACAATAAGGCGCTAGCAATTTTTCCATATAATTCAGTTTTGTTAGCTAATAGAGGAGCTGCTTTGATTCAACGCAAGtg GAATGGTGATGTATATTTTTCTTTGCGCGATAGTCAAGCAGCTGTGGCGCTTGATCCATTTCATCACAAAGCTTTCCTTAGACAAGTGAAATGTCTACAAGAATTAAAAATGCACG aaaataattctCGTTTACCAGAGAGCAAACATAATAACAAAGATGAACATTCTAGGCAAGAAAAATCTTATGATTTCTCAAATCGTTTTGTTGGTACATGCAATATAACAACTGATATAAAGGAAGCAAGTTATTTTGGCGCATATGGGCAGTATATTGCTGCTGGAAGTGATTGTGGTTGCATGTTTATTTGGGAGCGTAGTTCTGctaatattgtaaaagttttacatGGAGACGAATCTATTGTAAATTGTGTTCAACCACATCCTACAACTTGCTTAATTGCAACAAGTGGCATTGATCCAGTTGTTCGCTTATGGAGTCCACAGTTTGAGTCAAAGAAAAAAGAACTAAATATACAAGACTTAGTTTGttctaatcaaaaaaatttaaactctgATCCATTAGACGAAATGCTAAGGACTATGGGATACATACCTGCACTATCTGATGATGATGACAGTGATGAACCACGCGTAAATTGTGCCACAAGTTAA
- the LOC100206865 gene encoding WD and tetratricopeptide repeats protein 1 isoform X2, translating to MFLQRKKCCNVTVRCKQRESEPICLKMFERDIQVSRSFVKTIDLENELEEHTGCVNCLEWSSCGDYLLSGSDDTRIILWDVRKRKSSVKINTTHQGNIFSVKFLPYSSDNIVASSAADRVINLYNVNTKSEIHSFKCHSGRVKKLAVSNHSPFLLWSGSEDGTLREFDLREAYHDCSSSCSNILINLRQHVSYTNEIKCIQVHPTYPELIAVGCNDAYLRLFDRRMLKHGNVASLNDKCVDYFVPGHLLPTSSKCLKRRLFVTTHISFSPCGTEVLQNLGGDHIYSYSLLEKKNSIKFKYLHNNHFVTHDKVEDVNFTNKCANVLNSAKNSILNSKAMKLKMKGNEAFTKKNYYRAIVYYNKALAIFPYNSVLLANRGAALIQRKWNGDVYFSLRDSQAAVALDPFHHKAFLRQVKCLQELKMHGEALKCFELFKEKFPEESQSATAKQLEADIKQSMNVKNAENNSRLPESKHNNKDEHSRQEKSYDFSNRFVGTCNITTDIKEASYFGAYGQYIAAGSDCGCMFIWERSSANIVKVLHGDESIVNCVQPHPTTCLIATSGIDPVVRLWSPQFESKKKELNIQDLVCSNQKNLNSDPLDEMLRTMGYIPALSDDDDSDEPRVNCATS from the exons ATGTTTTTGCAGCGCAAGAAATGTTGCAATGTCACAGTACGTTGCAAGCAAAGAGAATCAGAG ccaatttgtttaaaaatgtttgaaagagATATTCAAGTTTCACGTTCTTTTGTTAAAACGATTGACTTGGAGAATGAATTAGAG GAACATACTGGTTGTGTAAATTGTCTAGAATGGAGTTCTTGTGGAGA CTATTTACTTTCTGGTTCTGATGATACTCGGATAATTCTTTGGGATgtcagaaaaagaaaatcaagtgtaaaaataaatacaactcATCAAGGAAACATTTTTTCAGTCAAG TTTTTACCTTATTCTTCTGATAACATCGTTGCATCTTCTGCAGCTGATCGAGTCATTAATCTGTATAATGTAAATACAAAATCAGAAATTCATTCATTCAAATGTCATTCTGGAAGAGTGAAAAAACTAGCTGTTTCAAACCATTCCCCATTTTTACTTTGGAGTGGTTCAGAAGATGGCACCTTACG ggaaTTTGATTTACGAGAGGCCTATCATGATTGCTCGTCTTCTTGTTCTAATATTCTTATTAATCTTCGACAGCATGTAAGCTATACTAATGAAATCAAATGTATTCAAGTACATCCAACTTATCCAGAACTTATAGCAGTAGGTTGTAATGATGCTTATTTACGTTTGTTTGACAGAAGAATGTTAAAGCACGGCAATGTAGCAAGTTTAAATGATAAATGTGTAGATTATTTTGTACCAGGTCATTTACTTCCAACATCATCAAAATGTCTTAAACGAAGACTTTTTGTTACTACTCATATATCTTTCAGTCCTTGTGGTACTGAGGTTCTCCAAAATCTTGGGGGAGACCATATATACTCTTATAGTTTAttggagaaaaaaaattctattaagtTCAAGTATTTGCATAACAATCATTTTGTAACTCATGATAAAGTTGAAGATgttaattttactaataaatgtGCAAATGTACTGAACAGTGCAAagaatagtattttaaatagtaaagcaatgaaattaaaaatgaaaggaAATGaagcatttacaaaaaaaaattactatagagCAATTGTTTATTACAATAAGGCGCTAGCAATTTTTCCATATAATTCAGTTTTGTTAGCTAATAGAGGAGCTGCTTTGATTCAACGCAAGtg GAATGGTGATGTATATTTTTCTTTGCGCGATAGTCAAGCAGCTGTGGCGCTTGATCCATTTCATCACAAAGCTTTCCTTAGACAAGTGAAATGTCTACAAGAATTAAAAATGCACGGTGAGGCCTTAAAATGTTTTGagttgtttaaagaaaaatttccaGAGGAGTCTCAAAGTGCTACTGCCAAACAACTAGAGGCAGATATAAAACAATCTATGAATGTAAAAAATGCAG aaaataattctCGTTTACCAGAGAGCAAACATAATAACAAAGATGAACATTCTAGGCAAGAAAAATCTTATGATTTCTCAAATCGTTTTGTTGGTACATGCAATATAACAACTGATATAAAGGAAGCAAGTTATTTTGGCGCATATGGGCAGTATATTGCTGCTGGAAGTGATTGTGGTTGCATGTTTATTTGGGAGCGTAGTTCTGctaatattgtaaaagttttacatGGAGACGAATCTATTGTAAATTGTGTTCAACCACATCCTACAACTTGCTTAATTGCAACAAGTGGCATTGATCCAGTTGTTCGCTTATGGAGTCCACAGTTTGAGTCAAAGAAAAAAGAACTAAATATACAAGACTTAGTTTGttctaatcaaaaaaatttaaactctgATCCATTAGACGAAATGCTAAGGACTATGGGATACATACCTGCACTATCTGATGATGATGACAGTGATGAACCACGCGTAAATTGTGCCACAAGTTAA